The Caballeronia sp. SL2Y3 genome includes a window with the following:
- a CDS encoding primosomal protein N', protein MTDVFVRVAVDQPMPVLFDYRYALGGEPSVGALVEVPFGRRDVVGLICEITSATEVPPNKLRDVTRICRECPLLSAQWIALAQFAAEYYQRGLGEVALPALPQALRDASRWDRLLSVEERFRLLPAGRDALPDALPVRAHALRRLAAALAEHELVTVSDARALQPKASATFDDWLARGWIEQAAPSEPTRPDSPSSPTGAASLPHLTDEQREAVDAIAGAKGFAPFLLHGVTGSGKTEVYLHALAALLAARPDAQALVLVPEINLTPQFEAAFRQRFAALPPDSIVTMHSGLAEGERARNWLAAHTGSARIVLGTRLAILASMPSLAMIVVDEEHDPAYKQQEGLRYSARDLAVYRAKQLEIPVVLGSATPSLETWWQAEQGRYTRLTLTRRAVTDAALPTVRLIDLEEEHRRGRASVEGLSGLLIAALKSRLERGEQSLVFLNRRGYAPILSCDACGWVAGCPRCSAYAVLHKPERALRCHHCGWESRIPKSCPDCGNIDIAPMGRGTQRVEETLASVVPGARVLRIDADSTRRKGSAQALFSDVHAGEVDILVGTQMIAKGHDFRRVTLVGVLNADTALFSHDFRASERLFAQLTQVSGRAGRAGLPGEVLIQTRYPRHALYLALSRQDYVGFANATLAERRDARLPPFVYQAMLRAEGRTLEAAIAFLEDAAAAFAPLPGADRVTVYDPVPLTIVKVFNVHRAQLLLESGSRAALQTALRAWQPVLRSLKGVLRWNVEVDPLDV, encoded by the coding sequence ATGACGGACGTTTTCGTGCGCGTTGCCGTCGATCAGCCCATGCCCGTGCTGTTCGACTACCGCTATGCGCTGGGCGGCGAACCGTCCGTCGGCGCACTCGTCGAGGTGCCGTTCGGACGGCGCGACGTCGTCGGGCTGATCTGCGAGATCACGTCCGCGACCGAGGTGCCGCCGAATAAGTTGCGCGACGTGACACGCATCTGCCGCGAATGCCCGCTGCTTTCCGCGCAGTGGATCGCGCTCGCGCAATTCGCGGCGGAATACTACCAGCGCGGGCTCGGCGAAGTGGCGCTGCCGGCGCTTCCGCAAGCCTTGCGCGACGCGTCGCGGTGGGATCGGCTGCTCTCGGTCGAGGAGCGTTTTCGGCTGCTGCCCGCTGGTCGCGATGCGCTCCCGGACGCGCTGCCCGTTCGCGCCCACGCGCTGCGCCGTCTGGCTGCGGCGCTCGCCGAACATGAGTTGGTGACCGTATCCGACGCGCGCGCGCTGCAACCGAAGGCGTCCGCCACTTTCGACGACTGGCTCGCGCGCGGCTGGATCGAACAGGCCGCGCCAAGCGAACCGACGCGGCCCGACTCGCCGTCATCGCCGACCGGCGCGGCGTCGCTTCCGCATCTCACCGACGAACAACGCGAAGCCGTCGATGCCATCGCGGGCGCTAAGGGGTTCGCGCCGTTCCTACTCCACGGCGTCACGGGCAGCGGCAAGACCGAGGTCTATCTCCACGCGCTTGCCGCGTTGCTCGCGGCTCGGCCCGACGCGCAGGCGCTCGTTCTCGTACCGGAAATCAACCTCACGCCGCAGTTCGAAGCGGCCTTTCGCCAGCGATTTGCCGCGCTCCCGCCGGATTCCATCGTCACCATGCACAGCGGCCTGGCCGAGGGCGAGCGCGCGCGCAACTGGCTTGCGGCCCACACCGGCAGCGCGCGCATCGTGCTCGGCACGCGGCTCGCCATTCTCGCGTCGATGCCGAGCCTCGCGATGATCGTCGTCGACGAGGAACACGATCCGGCCTACAAGCAGCAGGAAGGCTTGCGCTACTCGGCGCGCGATTTGGCGGTCTACCGCGCGAAGCAACTGGAAATTCCGGTGGTGCTCGGGTCGGCGACGCCCTCGCTCGAAACGTGGTGGCAGGCCGAGCAGGGCCGCTACACGCGACTCACGTTGACGCGCCGCGCCGTGACCGACGCCGCGCTGCCGACCGTGCGGCTCATCGATCTGGAAGAAGAACACAGGCGCGGCCGGGCGTCGGTGGAAGGGCTGTCGGGGCTTCTCATCGCGGCGCTGAAGTCGCGGCTGGAGCGCGGCGAGCAAAGCCTCGTCTTTCTGAACCGACGCGGCTACGCGCCGATTCTCTCGTGCGACGCCTGCGGCTGGGTCGCGGGCTGCCCGCGTTGCAGCGCCTACGCGGTGCTGCATAAGCCGGAGCGTGCGCTGCGCTGCCACCACTGCGGCTGGGAGTCGCGCATTCCGAAGTCGTGCCCGGATTGCGGCAACATCGATATCGCGCCGATGGGCCGTGGCACACAGCGCGTCGAGGAGACGCTCGCGAGCGTGGTGCCGGGCGCGCGGGTGCTGCGCATCGACGCCGACAGCACGCGGCGCAAAGGCAGCGCGCAGGCGCTGTTTTCGGACGTCCACGCGGGCGAGGTCGATATTCTCGTCGGCACGCAGATGATCGCGAAAGGACACGATTTCCGGCGTGTCACGCTCGTCGGCGTGCTGAACGCGGACACGGCGCTCTTCTCGCACGACTTCCGCGCGAGCGAGCGGCTCTTCGCGCAACTGACGCAGGTGAGCGGCCGCGCCGGCCGCGCCGGGCTGCCGGGCGAAGTGCTGATCCAGACGCGCTATCCGCGCCACGCGCTTTATCTTGCGTTGTCGCGACAAGACTACGTCGGATTCGCGAACGCCACGCTTGCCGAGCGACGGGACGCGCGCCTGCCGCCCTTCGTCTATCAGGCGATGCTGCGCGCCGAAGGCCGCACGCTCGAAGCCGCGATCGCGTTTCTCGAAGACGCCGCCGCCGCGTTCGCGCCGTTGCCCGGCGCGGACCGCGTGACCGTCTACGATCCCGTGCCGCTCACCATCGTCAAGGTCTTCAACGTGCACCGCGCGCAACTGCTGCTGGAAAGCGGCTCGCGCGCCGCGCTGCAAACGGCGCTGCGAGCGTGGCAGCCGGTGCTGCGCTCGCTCAAAGGCGTGCTGCGCTGGAACGTGGAAGTCGACCCGCTCGACGTTTAA
- the hemE gene encoding uroporphyrinogen decarboxylase, translated as MAHTLLNDTFLRALLRQPTEYTPIWLMRQAGRYLPEYNATRSRAGSFLGLAKNPDFATEVTLQPLERYPLDAAILFSDILTVPDAMGLGLNFVQGEGPRFERTVRTEEDVKRLSVPDIGATLRYVTDAVSQIRRALTDAQGRQKVPLIGFSGSPWTLACYMVEGGGSDDHRTVKAMAYARPDLMHRILDINAQAVTAYLNAQIEAGAQAVMVFDTWGGALADGAYQRFSLDYISKVVSGLKREHDGARVPVITFTKGGGLWLDEIAATGVDAVGLDWTVNLGAARERVGDRVALQGNIDPAVLFAPPEAIRAEARGVLDSFGNFPGHVFNLGHGISQFTPPEHVAELVDEVHEYSRAMRAQGASR; from the coding sequence GTGGCACACACACTTCTCAACGACACCTTCTTGCGTGCGCTGCTGCGCCAGCCGACCGAATACACGCCGATCTGGCTGATGCGTCAAGCCGGCCGTTATCTGCCCGAATACAATGCCACGCGCTCGCGCGCCGGCAGCTTCCTCGGCCTCGCGAAGAATCCGGATTTCGCCACCGAGGTCACGCTGCAACCGCTCGAACGCTATCCGCTCGACGCCGCGATTCTTTTCTCCGACATCCTCACTGTGCCGGACGCGATGGGCCTTGGCCTGAACTTCGTGCAAGGCGAAGGTCCGCGTTTCGAACGCACGGTGCGCACGGAAGAGGATGTGAAGCGTCTCTCGGTGCCGGACATCGGCGCGACGCTGCGCTATGTGACCGACGCCGTGAGCCAGATCCGCCGCGCGCTCACCGACGCGCAAGGTCGCCAGAAGGTGCCGCTCATCGGTTTTTCCGGCAGCCCGTGGACGCTCGCGTGCTACATGGTCGAAGGCGGCGGCTCGGACGATCACCGGACCGTGAAGGCCATGGCCTATGCGCGGCCCGACCTCATGCACCGCATTCTCGACATCAATGCGCAAGCCGTGACCGCGTATCTGAACGCGCAGATCGAGGCGGGCGCGCAGGCCGTCATGGTCTTCGACACGTGGGGCGGGGCGCTTGCCGACGGCGCGTATCAACGCTTTTCGCTCGACTACATTTCGAAGGTCGTCTCGGGTCTGAAGCGCGAACACGACGGGGCGCGCGTGCCGGTCATCACCTTCACGAAGGGCGGCGGGCTGTGGCTCGACGAGATCGCCGCCACGGGCGTGGATGCGGTCGGCCTCGACTGGACGGTGAACCTGGGCGCGGCACGTGAGCGCGTCGGCGATCGCGTCGCGCTACAAGGCAATATCGATCCCGCCGTGCTCTTCGCGCCGCCCGAAGCGATTCGCGCCGAAGCGCGCGGCGTCCTGGACAGCTTCGGGAATTTTCCAGGCCACGTATTCAATCTGGGACACGGCATTTCGCAGTTCACGCCGCCGGAGCACGTCGCGGAACTGGTCGACGAGGTGCATGAGTACAGTCGCGCCATGCGCGCGCAGGGCGCCTCGCGATAA
- a CDS encoding transporter substrate-binding domain-containing protein, whose protein sequence is MKRMSFRLAACALTWPLLASNVAHAQTVQGGSVVQAAPAYASRLDEVLARHTLRVCTTGDYKPYSFLRADGQFEGIDIDLADSLAKSLGAKADYVKTSWSDLMNDFVAKCDMAVGGVSTTLERQKRAFFTAPYMEDGKTPIVRCGDVDKYQTVAQIDQPNVRTIVNPGGTNERFAKQYFSHSQLIEYPDNVTIFKQILDGRADVMVTDASETLLQQKLNPGLCSVHPDKPFQFGEKAYLLPRGDVAWQQYVDQWLHLARSTGEFQTVVDKWLK, encoded by the coding sequence ATGAAACGCATGTCCTTCCGTCTCGCCGCCTGCGCGCTGACTTGGCCGCTTCTCGCATCGAACGTCGCGCACGCTCAGACCGTTCAGGGCGGCAGCGTCGTGCAGGCCGCGCCCGCGTACGCCTCGCGGCTCGACGAAGTGCTCGCGCGCCACACGCTGCGCGTCTGCACGACCGGCGACTACAAACCGTATTCGTTCTTGCGGGCGGACGGTCAGTTCGAAGGCATCGACATCGATCTCGCGGACAGCCTCGCGAAGTCGCTCGGCGCGAAAGCCGATTACGTCAAAACGTCGTGGTCGGATCTGATGAACGACTTCGTCGCGAAGTGCGATATGGCGGTCGGCGGCGTGTCGACGACGCTCGAGCGGCAAAAGCGCGCATTCTTCACCGCGCCGTACATGGAAGACGGCAAGACGCCGATCGTGCGTTGCGGCGACGTCGACAAGTATCAGACCGTCGCGCAGATCGACCAGCCGAACGTGCGCACGATCGTCAATCCGGGCGGCACCAACGAACGGTTCGCGAAGCAATACTTCTCGCACTCGCAGCTGATCGAGTATCCGGACAACGTGACGATCTTCAAGCAGATACTCGACGGCCGCGCCGATGTCATGGTCACCGACGCCTCCGAGACTCTGCTTCAGCAGAAGCTGAATCCCGGTCTGTGCTCGGTGCATCCGGACAAGCCGTTCCAGTTCGGCGAGAAGGCGTATCTGCTGCCGCGCGGGGACGTCGCGTGGCAGCAGTATGTCGATCAGTGGTTGCACCTCGCGCGTTCGACCGGCGAATTTCAGACTGTCGTCGACAAGTGGTTGAAGTAA
- a CDS encoding alpha/beta hydrolase produces the protein MTIDSDLLHYYGRVAEAFPPLGPDADASAVRQRFKAVAQAYSGARDDAIAVEDIDVSLQSRTLAARIYRPKAASGPLPLLVYFHGGGWVVGDIETHDGLVARLALDAQCAVASVDYRLAPEHPFPAPCDDALDALLWLAEHRSRLGFAMDRLGVGGDSAGAHLAVVAARGANQRVAGLVNMQLLLYPVMRRQFDSPSCLANANGPGLTNDEMRWYWTQFLSGAAPDEHDVRAFPLAEPYERTPARALIVAAAYDPLYDDAYELQRFLEANGGRVELIDAANMTHGFGRLHAQSGAALDWLRRTGERAGVLLRAER, from the coding sequence TTGACCATCGATTCGGACCTTCTTCACTATTACGGCCGCGTCGCGGAAGCGTTCCCGCCGCTCGGACCCGATGCGGATGCGTCCGCTGTGCGCCAGCGGTTCAAGGCGGTCGCCCAGGCGTACTCGGGCGCGCGCGACGACGCCATCGCCGTCGAGGACATTGACGTTTCTTTACAAAGCCGCACGCTTGCCGCGCGCATCTATCGGCCGAAGGCGGCAAGCGGACCGCTGCCCTTGCTTGTCTACTTTCACGGCGGCGGCTGGGTGGTGGGTGACATCGAGACGCACGACGGCCTCGTCGCGCGGCTCGCGCTCGATGCGCAGTGTGCCGTCGCGAGCGTCGATTACCGGCTCGCGCCGGAGCATCCGTTCCCGGCTCCGTGCGATGACGCATTGGACGCGCTTCTGTGGCTGGCGGAACATCGCTCGCGGCTTGGTTTCGCGATGGACAGGCTGGGCGTCGGCGGCGACAGCGCCGGCGCGCATCTGGCGGTCGTCGCGGCGCGCGGCGCGAATCAGCGCGTAGCGGGCCTCGTCAACATGCAACTGCTGCTGTATCCGGTGATGCGCCGCCAGTTCGACAGCCCGAGTTGTCTCGCCAATGCCAATGGGCCGGGCCTCACCAACGACGAAATGCGCTGGTACTGGACGCAGTTTCTGTCCGGCGCCGCGCCCGACGAGCACGACGTTCGCGCGTTCCCGCTCGCGGAGCCGTACGAGCGGACGCCCGCGCGCGCGTTGATTGTCGCGGCCGCCTATGATCCGCTCTACGACGACGCCTACGAACTTCAGCGTTTCCTCGAAGCGAACGGCGGACGCGTCGAACTCATCGACGCGGCGAACATGACGCATGGCTTCGGCCGCCTGCATGCGCAGTCCGGCGCGGCGCTCGACTGGTTGCGGCGAACCGGCGAGCGCGCCGGCGTACTGCTGCGCGCGGAACGCTGA
- a CDS encoding AMP-binding protein: MAHEPTHAGAQIEPRDGLSYVRGATDIPLSDATVSRFLLETVARFPDRPAVVFREQNVRWTWREFAHEVDALATALLQLGLKAGDRVGIWSPNRAEWLLTQFATARIGAVLVNINPAYRLAELEYALHKVGCTAIIAAEQFKTSKYLDMLQALAPELSDAEPNDLHAAKLPALRTVIRMGDGTTPGMLNFDDVMRRGRAALDTARLDALEAKLDAHDAINIQFTSGTTGNPKGATLTHRNIVNNARYIAMAMRLTEADSLCIPVPLYHCFGMVLAVLACVSTGAAMVFPGEAFDPAATLAAVSEEGCTALHGVPTMFIAELDHPDFAKYDLSRLRTGIMAGSPCPIETMKRVVSKMHLNEITIAYGMTETSPVSFQSSTTDPLGKRTATVGRIQPHLEVKIVDALGQIVPVGQTGELCTRGYSVMKGYWGDEAKTREAIVDGWMHTGDLATLDAEGYCNIVGRLKDMLIRGGENIYPREIEEFLFRHPKIQSVQVFGVPDAKYGEEVCAWIVVRPGEQATEQEIRAFCEGQIAHYKIPRYIRFVDELPMTVTGKVQKFVMRAQMIDELKLAEAKTA; this comes from the coding sequence ATGGCACACGAACCGACGCACGCCGGCGCGCAGATCGAACCGCGCGACGGCCTCTCTTATGTCCGCGGCGCGACCGATATCCCTCTCAGCGATGCCACCGTCTCGCGCTTCCTTCTGGAAACGGTTGCGCGCTTTCCGGACCGACCGGCCGTCGTGTTCCGAGAGCAGAACGTCCGCTGGACGTGGCGCGAGTTCGCCCATGAGGTCGACGCGCTCGCGACCGCGCTGCTGCAACTCGGCCTCAAGGCGGGCGATCGCGTCGGCATCTGGTCGCCGAATCGCGCCGAGTGGCTGCTGACGCAGTTCGCCACCGCGCGCATCGGTGCTGTCTTGGTGAACATCAATCCGGCGTATCGGCTCGCCGAGTTGGAATACGCGCTGCACAAGGTCGGCTGCACGGCGATCATCGCGGCCGAGCAGTTCAAGACATCGAAGTATCTGGATATGCTTCAGGCGCTCGCGCCCGAGTTGTCCGACGCCGAGCCGAACGACCTGCACGCGGCCAAGCTCCCTGCGCTGCGCACGGTGATCCGCATGGGCGACGGCACGACGCCCGGCATGCTGAATTTCGACGACGTGATGCGCCGGGGCCGCGCCGCGCTCGACACTGCGCGACTCGACGCGCTCGAAGCGAAGCTCGACGCGCACGACGCGATCAACATCCAGTTCACCAGCGGTACGACCGGCAATCCGAAGGGCGCGACGCTCACGCATCGGAACATTGTCAACAACGCGCGATATATCGCGATGGCCATGCGCCTGACCGAGGCCGATTCGCTCTGCATTCCCGTGCCGCTGTATCACTGCTTCGGCATGGTGCTGGCGGTGCTCGCGTGCGTATCGACGGGCGCGGCGATGGTCTTTCCCGGCGAAGCATTCGATCCCGCCGCGACGCTCGCCGCCGTTAGCGAAGAGGGCTGCACCGCGCTGCACGGCGTGCCGACGATGTTCATCGCGGAACTGGATCACCCCGATTTCGCGAAATACGACCTCAGCCGCCTGCGCACGGGGATCATGGCGGGCTCGCCGTGCCCCATCGAGACGATGAAGCGCGTCGTGTCGAAGATGCACCTGAACGAGATCACCATCGCGTACGGCATGACGGAGACGAGCCCCGTTTCGTTCCAGAGTTCGACGACGGACCCCCTCGGCAAGCGCACCGCCACTGTCGGCCGCATTCAGCCGCATCTCGAAGTGAAGATCGTCGATGCGCTCGGGCAAATCGTGCCGGTCGGACAGACGGGCGAACTTTGCACGCGCGGTTATTCGGTGATGAAAGGCTATTGGGGCGACGAAGCCAAGACCCGCGAAGCGATCGTCGATGGCTGGATGCACACCGGCGATCTTGCGACGCTCGACGCGGAGGGTTACTGCAATATCGTCGGGCGGTTGAAGGACATGCTGATACGCGGCGGCGAGAACATTTATCCGCGAGAGATCGAAGAATTCCTGTTCCGTCATCCCAAGATCCAGTCGGTTCAGGTTTTCGGCGTGCCCGACGCGAAATACGGCGAGGAAGTCTGCGCATGGATCGTGGTGCGCCCGGGTGAGCAGGCGACTGAGCAGGAGATCCGTGCATTCTGCGAAGGGCAGATCGCGCACTACAAGATTCCGCGCTATATCCGCTTTGTCGACGAGTTGCCGATGACCGTCACCGGCAAAGTGCAGAAGTTCGTGATGCGCGCTCAGATGATCGACGAACTGAAGCTGGCCGAAGCGAAGACCGCCTGA
- a CDS encoding F0F1 ATP synthase subunit epsilon → MATIKVDVVSAEEQIFSGQAKFVALPGESGELGILPGHTPLITRIRPGAVRIEAEDGSEEFVFVAGGILEIQPGIVTVLADTAIRGADLDEAKAEQAKKRAEEAMQNNASELEYATAQAELAYAAAQLAAIQRLRKAHAKH, encoded by the coding sequence ATGGCAACCATCAAAGTAGACGTCGTCAGCGCGGAAGAGCAGATCTTCTCGGGCCAGGCGAAGTTCGTCGCGCTGCCGGGCGAGTCAGGTGAGCTCGGCATTCTGCCGGGTCACACGCCGCTCATCACGCGCATTCGTCCGGGCGCAGTGCGCATCGAGGCGGAAGACGGCTCGGAAGAGTTCGTGTTCGTCGCGGGCGGAATTCTGGAGATTCAGCCGGGCATCGTGACCGTGCTGGCCGACACCGCAATTCGCGGTGCCGATCTGGACGAAGCCAAGGCCGAGCAAGCGAAGAAGCGCGCCGAGGAAGCGATGCAGAACAACGCATCCGAACTCGAGTACGCTACGGCGCAAGCCGAACTGGCGTATGCAGCGGCGCAGCTCGCAGCGATCCAGCGTTTGCGCAAGGCGCACGCGAAGCACTGA
- the atpD gene encoding F0F1 ATP synthase subunit beta, with the protein MSTTALVEGKIVQCIGAVIDVEFPRAEMPKIYDALILEGTELTLEVQQQLGDGVVRTICLGASDGLRRGTMVKNTGKPISVPVGKPTLGRIMDVLGRPIDEAGPIESTNLRSIHQQAPSFDELSPSTELLETGIKVIDLICPFAKGGKVGLFGGAGVGKTVNMMELINNIAKEHGGYSVFAGVGERTREGNDFYHEMKDSNVLDKVALVYGQMNEPPGNRLRVALTGLTMAEHFRDEGLDVLFFVDNIYRFTLAGTEVSALLGRMPSAVGYQPTLAEEMGKLQERITSTKTGSITSVQAVYVPADDLTDPSPATTFGHLDATVVLSRDIASLGIYPAVDPLDSTSRQIDPNVIGEEHYSITRGVQQTLQRYKELRDIIAILGMDELSPEDKLSVARARKIQRFLSQPFHVAEVFTGSPGKYVPLKETIRGFKMIVDGECDHLPEQAFYMVGTIDEAFEKAKKIQ; encoded by the coding sequence ATGAGTACTACTGCTTTGGTAGAAGGCAAGATCGTACAGTGCATCGGCGCCGTTATCGACGTGGAATTTCCGCGTGCGGAAATGCCGAAGATTTACGACGCGCTCATTCTGGAAGGCACGGAACTGACGCTCGAAGTCCAGCAGCAGCTGGGCGACGGCGTGGTCCGCACCATCTGTCTGGGTGCATCCGACGGCCTGCGCCGCGGCACGATGGTCAAGAACACCGGCAAGCCGATCAGCGTGCCGGTCGGCAAGCCGACGCTCGGCCGGATCATGGACGTGCTGGGCCGTCCGATCGACGAAGCGGGCCCGATCGAATCGACGAACCTGCGTTCGATTCACCAGCAAGCGCCTTCGTTCGACGAACTGTCGCCGTCGACCGAGCTGCTGGAAACCGGCATCAAGGTTATCGACCTGATCTGCCCGTTCGCGAAGGGCGGCAAGGTGGGTCTGTTCGGCGGTGCAGGCGTGGGCAAGACCGTGAACATGATGGAACTCATCAACAACATCGCGAAGGAACACGGCGGTTATTCCGTGTTCGCAGGCGTGGGTGAGCGTACCCGTGAAGGGAACGACTTCTATCACGAAATGAAGGACTCGAACGTTCTGGACAAGGTCGCGCTGGTGTACGGCCAGATGAACGAGCCGCCGGGCAACCGTCTGCGCGTCGCGCTGACCGGCCTGACGATGGCCGAGCACTTCCGTGACGAAGGCCTGGACGTGCTGTTCTTCGTGGACAACATCTACCGTTTCACGCTGGCAGGCACGGAAGTGTCGGCACTGCTCGGCCGTATGCCGTCTGCAGTGGGCTATCAGCCGACGCTGGCTGAAGAAATGGGCAAGCTGCAAGAGCGCATCACGTCGACCAAGACCGGCTCCATCACGTCGGTTCAGGCCGTGTACGTCCCTGCGGACGACTTGACCGACCCGTCGCCGGCCACGACCTTCGGCCACCTGGATGCAACCGTCGTGTTGTCGCGTGACATCGCTTCGCTCGGTATCTATCCGGCAGTGGACCCGCTCGATTCGACCTCGCGTCAGATCGACCCGAACGTGATCGGCGAAGAGCACTACTCGATCACGCGCGGCGTGCAGCAAACGCTGCAGCGCTACAAGGAATTGCGCGACATCATCGCGATTCTGGGCATGGACGAACTGTCGCCGGAAGACAAGCTGTCGGTCGCGCGCGCGCGCAAGATCCAGCGTTTCCTGTCGCAGCCGTTCCACGTCGCTGAAGTGTTCACGGGTTCGCCGGGCAAGTACGTGCCGCTGAAGGAAACCATTCGTGGCTTCAAGATGATCGTCGATGGCGAGTGCGATCATCTGCCGGAACAGGCGTTCTACATGGTTGGCACGATCGACGAAGCCTTCGAAAAGGCCAAGAAGATCCAGTAA
- the atpG gene encoding F0F1 ATP synthase subunit gamma → MAGMKEIRGKIKSVQNTRKITKAMEMVAASKMRRAQERMRSARPYADRVRAIAAHMSAANPEYRHPFMVKNDGAKAAGLILVTTDKGLCGGMNTNILRASLNRIKELDQSGVSIEASAIGGKGLGFLNRLRARVVSQVTQLGDTPHLEKLIGAIKVQLDLYSEGKVNAVYLAYTRFVNTMKQEPVIEQLLPLSIDDLHKQGSEGETPKTSWDYIYEPDAQTVVDDLLVRYVEALVYQAVAENMASEQSARMVAMKAASDNAKQVINELQLVYNKSRQAAITKELSEIVGGAAAV, encoded by the coding sequence ATGGCTGGAATGAAGGAAATTCGCGGCAAGATCAAGAGCGTGCAGAACACGCGCAAGATCACGAAAGCGATGGAAATGGTCGCCGCATCCAAGATGCGCCGCGCCCAGGAGCGCATGCGTTCCGCCCGCCCGTACGCCGACCGAGTCCGCGCAATCGCAGCGCACATGAGCGCCGCGAATCCCGAGTATCGTCACCCGTTCATGGTGAAGAACGACGGCGCGAAAGCGGCTGGCCTGATCCTCGTCACGACCGACAAGGGCCTGTGCGGCGGCATGAACACGAACATCCTGCGTGCGTCGCTGAACCGCATCAAGGAACTGGATCAGAGCGGCGTGTCCATCGAGGCGTCGGCCATCGGCGGCAAGGGACTCGGCTTTCTGAACCGGCTGCGCGCCCGTGTCGTGTCGCAAGTCACGCAATTGGGCGACACGCCGCATCTGGAAAAGCTGATCGGCGCGATCAAGGTGCAGCTCGACTTGTACTCGGAAGGCAAGGTCAACGCGGTGTACCTGGCGTACACGCGCTTCGTCAACACGATGAAGCAGGAGCCGGTGATCGAGCAACTTCTGCCGCTGTCGATCGACGATCTCCATAAACAGGGGAGCGAAGGCGAAACGCCGAAGACGTCGTGGGATTACATCTACGAGCCGGACGCGCAAACCGTGGTGGACGACCTGCTCGTGCGTTACGTCGAGGCGCTCGTCTATCAGGCGGTCGCGGAGAACATGGCGTCGGAGCAGTCAGCGCGCATGGTCGCGATGAAGGCGGCGTCGGACAACGCGAAACAAGTGATCAACGAACTGCAGCTCGTCTACAACAAGAGCCGTCAGGCAGCGATTACGAAAGAATTGTCGGAAATCGTCGGCGGCGCCGCGGCGGTCTGA